A window of Brevibacterium ihuae contains these coding sequences:
- the pheA gene encoding prephenate dehydratase, whose protein sequence is MTTFGYLGPEATFTEAALIQLLAARGITDATRVPMHNAEAALSGLARGELDGAVVPIENSLEGGVPATLDALTRNGHLQIVAETLVQVTFVLAVRPGTTLDEVRSFSTHPHGEAQTRAWISEHLGGAHYLPASSTAAAARDLAAGDVEYQAAICPALAAERYGLEVLAEDIGDRDDAITRFVLVRTPADLPAPTGSDKTTIVAVLSSDRAGALLELLEQFAARGVNMSRIESRPTGDGLGLYQFSIDLQGHIAEARMAEALMGVHRVARRMQFLGSYPAAAGDTVIVDPRTTDTAFDEARAWLDDIRTPPQTSISKGS, encoded by the coding sequence ATGACGACGTTCGGCTACCTCGGCCCGGAGGCGACCTTCACCGAGGCCGCGCTCATCCAGCTCCTCGCCGCGCGCGGCATCACCGACGCCACCCGGGTGCCCATGCACAACGCCGAGGCGGCGCTCTCCGGGCTCGCGCGCGGGGAGCTCGACGGCGCGGTCGTGCCGATCGAGAACTCGCTCGAGGGCGGGGTGCCGGCCACCCTCGATGCGCTCACCCGCAACGGGCACCTGCAGATCGTCGCGGAGACGCTCGTGCAGGTGACCTTCGTCCTCGCGGTGCGCCCGGGCACGACGCTCGACGAGGTGCGCAGCTTCTCCACCCATCCCCACGGCGAGGCGCAGACCCGCGCGTGGATCAGCGAGCACCTCGGCGGCGCACACTATCTGCCGGCGTCGTCCACGGCCGCCGCGGCCCGCGACCTCGCCGCCGGCGACGTCGAGTACCAGGCGGCGATCTGCCCGGCGCTCGCCGCCGAGAGGTACGGCCTCGAGGTGCTCGCCGAGGACATCGGCGACCGGGACGACGCGATCACCCGCTTCGTCCTCGTGCGCACCCCGGCCGACCTGCCCGCGCCCACGGGGTCGGACAAGACGACGATCGTCGCGGTGCTGTCGAGCGACCGCGCCGGTGCGCTCCTCGAGCTCCTCGAGCAGTTCGCCGCGCGCGGGGTCAACATGTCGCGGATCGAATCGCGTCCCACCGGGGACGGGCTGGGCCTCTACCAGTTCTCGATCGACCTCCAGGGGCACATCGCGGAGGCGCGGATGGCCGAGGCGCTCATGGGCGTCCACCGGGTCGCGCGCCGGATGCAGTTCCTCGGGTCGTACCCCGCAGCCGCCGGGGACACGGTGATCGTCGACCCGCGCACCACGGACACCGCGTTCGACGAGGCCCGCGCCTGGCTCGACGACATCCGCACCCCACCCCAGACCTCAATTTCCAAAGGTTCCTGA